A section of the Babesia microti strain RI chromosome I, complete genome genome encodes:
- a CDS encoding Cg2 protein (CG2) (overlaps_old_locusTagID:BBM_I00720), whose protein sequence is MVTSHIMDTDITPIPYVVLVTRIIERCYSDWTHFCLRVRKDGSANSSRFRVALAQFCRNQRELFLKLRTLHPFVRPQTQGALNRLLQDSVTAQQIMPNIINFINQTLWSTRESLLQMGLMAPPPNLSAAVDVLATNNYTRLPVLLDQTIKMADTGDIQLIDYGISEFDTVKRRLDDEYLISFKRSSVPKDRVELVYKNGHVDFVVKGYFCVSVIYDLTRWQVLDAVLNIAEEMNIQSTGLLKDSFLQLIDTTVASTYNVCDTRDINAADIQVDNDVSYGSAANGKKCSSLDANIFEIIYTVGMRYCIKLKLEHLYEQAINYKSNSNRVSDVKFTCQNIPIVTCSNVFTGIISLEIEINRVPLCIDTSDYESLEILFQRINIMTFSFDIDNGTNEFYETKFPFKISIKGLPNDLNTKCLNNYVNKCGVETFQLHYWINYFYYSLETLMLELLKNIFNGSMSSLATTQIQSVNIATLSIYDQGQYLGCVSLSRFTGNILFRVKNNFNRLSKLTKKLIASECAASIDAFKSLLYLIVGINKLDNYKNPTIISSKRIYPIHDDSMIDMLERLFNGRMIYGELKETDATEALLFDCKCYKISNVVFALYSNENQLFALACKQLQPPELLNL, encoded by the exons ATGGTAACATCACATATAATGGACACGGACATCACGCCCATTCCATACGTAGTATTAGTGACGCGTATAATTGAACGATGTTACTCCGACTGGACTCACTTTTGTCTTAGAGTAAGGAAGGATGGAAGTGCCAATAGCAGCCGGTTTAGGGTTGCATTGGCTCAGTTTTGTAGGAATCAAagagaattatttttgaagcTAAGGACACTGCATCCTTTTGTAAGACCGCAGACGCAAGGCGCGCTAAATAGATTGTTACAGGATTCAGTTACGGCACAACAAATCATGCCtaacataataaatttcatcaatcaG ACCCTGTGGAGTACGAGGGAATCACTGCTGCAGATGGGATTGATGGCACCTCCCCCAAATCTCTCAGCTGCCGTAGACGTTTTGGCCACTAATAACTATACTAGATTACCAGTACTGCTGGATCAGACGATTAAAATGGCTGATACAGGTGACATTCAGTTGATTGACTATGGAATTTCTGAATTTGATACGGTAAAACGTAGACTTGATGACgaatatttaatatcatttaaaaGATCGTCTGTACCAAAGGATCGTGTCGAATTGgtatataaaaatggtcATGTCGATTTTGTTGTTAAGGGTTACTTTTGTGTCAGTGTTATTTATGATCTTACCAG ATGGCAAGTGCTCGATGCAGTGTTAAATATCGCAGAAGAAATGAATATCCAATCAACTGGGCTACTTAAGGACTCCTTTTTGCAACTAATCGATACGACAGTAGCTTCGACCTACAATGTATGTGATACTCGTGATATAAACGCAGCAGATATTCAAGTTGATAACGATGTTTCATATGGCAGTGCTGCGAATGGTAAGAAATGTAGTTCTTTAGATGcgaatatttttgaaataatatatacgGTGGGTATGAGATACTGTATCAAACTTAAGTTGGAACACCTATACGAACaggcaataaattataaatctAACAGCAATAGAGTCTCCGATGTCAAATTTACTTGTCAAAACATACCAATTGTAACCTGCTCGAACGTATTTACTGGTATTATTTCATTGGAAATTGAAATCAATAGAGTACCACTATGCATCGATACTAGTGATTACGAAAGCTTAGAAATTTTGTTTCAAAGAATCAATATTATGACATTCAGTTTTGACATAGATAATGGCACCAACGAATTTTACGAGACAAAATTCCCcttcaaaatatcaatcAAGGGATTGCCTAATGATTTAAACACTAAAtgtttaaacaattatgtaaataaatgcgGTGTGGAAACGTTCCAGTTACACTATTGGATAAATTACTTCTATTACTCATTGGAAACACTCATGTTGGAATTGTTAAAAAACATATTCAATGGAAGCATGAGTAGTTTGGCTACTACACAAATACAGAGTGTCAATATCGCAACATTGTCTATATATGACCAGGGGCAATATTTGGGTTGCGTTTCATTAAGTAGGTTTACCGGAAACATTCTCTTTAGagtaaaaaataattttaacagGCTTAGTAAATTAACCAAGAAACTTATAGCATCTGAGTGTGCTGCTTCAATTGACGCATTTAAATCACTTCTGTATTTAATTGTCGGgattaataaattggacAATTACAAAAACCCTACAATAATTAGTTCTAAACGCATATATCCTATTCACGACGATTCAATGATTGACATGTTGGAGCGGCTATTTAATGGAAGAATGATTTATGGCGAGTTGAAGGAGACAGATGCTACTGAAGCATTGTTATTTGACTGTAAATGCTATAAAATATCGAATGTTGTCTTTGCACTGTACAGCAATGAGAATCAATTGTTTGCATTAGCATGTAAACAATTGCAGCCCCCAGAACTATTAAATCTATAa
- a CDS encoding DnaJ homolog subfamily C member 9 (overlaps_old_locusTagID:BBM_I00740), with amino-acid sequence MVCLYELLGVDRTSSQKEIAKAYRLLAIKHHPDKITNCNEDEKAKHKEHFIQLTKAYDVLKDSERRCHYDKYGWTGEGGDLLEAAFEFYCKKPPVSKSDIQSYKMKYVNGKEEEEDIINFYNKYNGDLTKILEHIPFSEPDDLSRFVDISKKLIKNKVLEETNEFKRSTSKDSLNGIARKYSRSKKKKVSDKSFDDLVAQIKSRRLNSARESSFNSLISRIEDAYKHK; translated from the exons ATGGTATGCCTGTACGAATTACTCGGCGTTGATCGCACATCTTCTCAAAAGGAAATAGCAAAAGCTTATCGTTTGTTGGCAATTAAGCACCACCCTGATAAGATAACAAATTGTAACGAAGATGAGAAG GCTAAACATAAGGAacattttatacaattgaCTAAAGCATATGATGTACTTAAGGACAGTGAAAGGAGATGCCATTATGACAAATATG GTTGGACAGGAGAAGGAGGTGATCTGTTGGAGGCTGCGTTTGAATTTTATTGCAAGAAACCGCCAGTGTCTAAATCAGATATCCAAAGCTACAAAATGAAATATGTAAATGGGAAAGAAGAGGAGGAAGATATCATAAACTTTTACAACAA GTATAATGGAGATTTAACTAAAATATTGGAGCATATACCTTTTTCAGAACCCGATGATTTATCTAGATTCGTAGACATTTCTAAAAagttaataaaaaataaa GTATTAGAGGAaacaaatgaatttaaaagGAGTACTTCCAAAGACTCCTTGAATGGCATCGCTAGAAAGTATTCCAGAAGTAAAAAAAAGAAAGTGAG TGACAAGTCTTTTGATGATCTAGTGGCACAAATTAAA AGCAGAAGACTCAACTCTGCCAGAGAAAGTAGTTTCAATAGTCTAATTAGCAGAATAGAGGATGCGTATAAACACAAGtaa
- a CDS encoding splicing factor 3B subunit 5 (overlaps_old_locusTagID:BBM_I00710) has product MATDYDKFNILAQLEHLQSKYQGTGNADTTKWDWALNIHRDTLASHVDHYNRLAFFAIAKNESIGRIRFKCLQNMANPIMPEKD; this is encoded by the exons ATGGCCACTGATTACGACAAATTCAACATTTTGGCCCAGTTAGAGCATTTGCAAAGTAAATATCAGGGCACAGGCAATGCTGATACGACTAAATG GGACTGGGCCTTAAATATACACCGAGATACCTTAGCTTCCCATGTAGATCATTATAACAGATTGGCTTTCTTTGCTATAGCCAAAAATGAATCAATCGGTAGGATAAGATTCAAGTGCTTGCAG aatatGGCAAATCCCATTATGCCAGAGAAGGATTGA
- a CDS encoding hypothetical protein (overlaps_old_locusTagID:BBM_I00735) yields the protein MTANIFSRLQYLRNPFHKFSLSKSKEDLIKMAMTFIMLIYGLLLGLSTLLDWKGNLYEIKKNFFIIMLFRLIFTSLFTLDWTIIFFTLPKFTLSFIVDTIILLIDISSVIQVIIAFNRTGNDSDSVETTLLLSILGLTRLYKLCLINSSLVTLSKSIIVSIKSLVWAAFFLFVVIYSSAIFATWSFNKVENDDMYEFWGTIFKSMFTLFTVLTLEGWNDVATTTAASYPNSKLFFVGFVCFATITIMNVVTGIIFEAYLSISQQLSIEKQWEERNMIKGRLMKLLKGKRSKNGKKFLTVPYGSKMHGKGVKFDKSPNKSMGKMDEVHNIKINITPAESHDLDCKIVTDDSSHSFNYLINSQLSGLSNSSAISACSENISIPQDDPKQALILPAISRIIQDGEVTTFQALDVLELMSSNGIKNISVYEFTEACNRLAGNASNRQLLALEFSIHKRFNQLESLINSKG from the exons ATGACGGCAAACATATTTTCCAGGCTACAATATTTACGCAATCCTTTCCATAAATTCTCATTATCTAAGAGTAAGGAAGATTTGATTAAAATGGCAATGACTtttataatgttaatttatGGACTTTTATTAGGATTATCTACTCTTCTTGATTGGAAAGGAAATTTGTATGAGATTAagaaaaattttttcatcatAATGCTTTTCCGTCTAATATTCACTTCTTTGTTCACTCTGGATTGGACTATCATCTTCTTCACTCTACCAAAGTTTACACTTTCATTTATAGTTGATACAATCATTCTGCTTATCGATATTTCTTCGGTGATCCAAGTGataattgcatttaatCGCACAGGAAATGATTCTGATTCGGTGGAAACTACGCTTCTTTTATCCATTTTGGGTCTAACCAGATTATATAAGCTATGCctaataaattcatcattagtGACACTCTCTAAGTCAATAATCGTTagtataaaatcattagtATGGGCTGCATTCTTTTTGTTTGTGGTAATATACAGCTCAGCTATCTTTGCTACTTGGTCATTTAATAAGgtggaaaatgatgatatgtATGAGTTTTGGGGAACTATTTTCAAAAGCATGTTTACATTATTCACTGTGTTAACGCTGGAAGGCTGGAATGATGTAGCCACTACTACTGCTGCATCTTACCCAAATAGTAAGTTATTTTTCGTCGGCTTTGTCTGTTTTGCCACAATAACCATAATGAATGTTGTCACtggtattatttttgagGCATATCTATCCATCTCCCAACAGTTGAGTATTGAGAAACAATGGGAAGAAAGGAATATGATCAAGGGTAGATTAATGAAGTTACTTAAAGGTAAAAGGTCAAAAAATGGTAAGAAATTTTTGACGGTTCCTTATGGTTCGAAAATGCATGGGAAAGGAGTTAAATTCGATAAATCGCCTAATAAATCAATGGGTAAAATGGATGAAGttcataatataaaaataaacataACACCAGCGGAATCACATGATTTGGATTGCAAAATTGTTACGGATGATTCGTCTCACAGCTTCAACTATCTTATCAACTCCCAACTTTCTGgtttatcaaattcatccGCAATATCTGCTTGTTCAGAAAACATTAGTATACCTCAAGATGACCCTAAACAGGCACTAATCCTGCCAGCAATATCAAGAATAATCCAG GATGGAGAAGTTACTACTTTTCAGGCCTTAGATGTACTTGAACTTATGTCCTCTAATGGAATAAAGAATATTTCGGTTTATGAGTTTACTGAAGCATGTAATAGACTCGCTGGCAATGCGTCTAATAGACAATTGTTGGCTCTGGAATTTTCCATTCATAAGAGGTTTAACCAATTGGAGTCGCTAATTAATAGTAAGggatga
- a CDS encoding hypothetical protein (overlaps_old_locusTagID:BBM_I00725) — protein MSSKIGDKANNDSSQNGNNSSTIFNNIFNNTTTSDILPTTTGPPNSNIDNPSANFLRPSGMVVGINDQVFRQTGIQKPTLPMKFDPIGPFGVDPDEDVLPSLNTSQFNPIEPFTTAEQFHSIGAEESIIDNFGRRGGQNPKGSSMNHPFNYSGRSPNLGGGFAPRHFPF, from the coding sequence ATGTCATCTAAAATTGGCGATAAAGCTAATAATGATTCATCGCAAAATGGCAATAATTCATcaacaatatttaacaatatatttaataacaCTACTACCAGTGATATATTACCCACTACCACAGGGCCaccaaattcaaatattgacAATCCTAGTGCTAACTTTCTGAGGCCAAGTGGTATGGTTGTAGGCATAAATGACCAAGTATTTAGACAAACAGGTATACAAAAACCAACTCTTCCAATGAAATTTGATCCCATTGGTCCATTTGGCGTTGATCCGGATGAAGATGTACTACCATCACTAAATACATCGCAATTTAACCCAATAGAACCATTTACCACTGCTGAACAATTTCACTCAATAGGTGCAGAGGAATCAATAATCGACAATTTTGGCAGGAGAGGCGGTCAAAACCCTAAAGGTTCATCTATGAACCACCCCTTTAATTACTCGGGTAGATCGCCAAATTTAGGCGGAGGGTTTGCCCCCAGACATTTCCCTTTCTAA
- a CDS encoding RNA pseudouridylate synthase, putative (overlaps_old_locusTagID:BBM_I00725;~overlaps_old_locusTagID:BBM_I00730), with the protein MCSSATVQLRYTQVELLSKRLSQHLTSSDSKKWIREGKVFVNGKVAQRNALITNNCVVTLNEPNVTNVQKTSAQLWIAYKCRGVDSTDVNKFISHINPTLNIPKLIAINKLSSYSQGVMLMTNNGSFAQKLRQLDTGLTSIYHLKLYCHLHEAMSAVKYLKKVLPVHWISLVKQGWRSVWLKCTINNFNDKTLINGFRSRGLLPSKVRLDSIGPYKVNRLDRTEVLPVKLTKQLAKIANKLERVNESIALVPLETDGLWPPRIISTKQSVELMKTNNQTEIVIPDVKKHIES; encoded by the exons ATGTGTAGTAGTGCTACTGTTCAATTGAGATATAC ACAAGTTGAATTATTGTCAAAACGATTATCTCAACACTTAACATCTAGTGATTCTAAGAAATGGATTAGGGAAGGAAAGGTGTTTGTAAATGGAAAAGTAGCACAACGGAATGCACTCATAACAAACAATTGTGTCGTTACTCTTAATG AACCCAATGTAACTAACGTACAAAAGACAAGTGCTCAACTTTGGATTGCCTACAAGTGTAGAGGTGTTGATTCCACCGATGTGAACAAATTCATATCTCACATAAACCCTACACTAAACATTCCTAAATTAATCGCAATT AATAAACTGAGTTCATACAGTCAAGGAGTCATGTTGATGACCAATAACGGTTCTTTTGCTCAAAAACTCAGACAGTTAGATACAGGTCTGACATCt ATTTATCActtaaaattgtattgcCACCTACATGAAGCTATGTCCgctgttaaatatttaaaaaaagTTCTTCCAGTCCACTGG ATTTCGTTGGTTAAACAGGGATGGCGATCTGTTTGGCTCAAATGtacaataaacaattttaacgaTAAAACGCTCATCAATGGTTTCAGGAGCAGAGGTTTATTGCCTTCAAAGGTTAGGTTGGATAGTATTGGCCCATATAAGGTTAATAGACTTGACCGTACAGAGGTATTACCAGTTAAATTGACTAAACAACTAGCAAAAATAGCAAATAAATTAGAGAGGGTGAATGAATCTATAGCATTGGTGCCACTGGAAACGGATGGCTTATGGCCACCAAGAATCATATCGACTAAGCAGTCAGTGGAACTAATGAAAACAAACAACCAGACGGAAATTGTAATTCCAGACGTTAAAAAACATATAGAAAGCTAA